From Portunus trituberculatus isolate SZX2019 chromosome 50, ASM1759143v1, whole genome shotgun sequence, the proteins below share one genomic window:
- the LOC123499609 gene encoding clavesin-2-like produces the protein MDVCELGGTWGRHMVPTFSCDDVGVDRKPFESTMPLPDSSHAVQQLHALLPTRPDVAFLRTDPAFLMRFLRARKFRVGDAFLLLCHYFEYRQRHRDLFRGLNVGGECDGKGETAIQTALLDGLPGVLAERDPCGRPVIVLLASNWDHTKYDVRTVYQAVLLTLERLVEDEAVQSNGVVAILDWSNFPARLTTSLSPKLLRLMLDGLQDAFPLRLGALHLINQPWYVEAALGLARPFLKEKLRSRIHVHGNNLARLHAQVPPRLLPAELGGEGGEYHALTWASTMLNYTPAQQTTEKTSPASPATPTPDPPKAVQSADVKTTTVNVKTNSSLLDTTECSANTAADSQSTPLVTKSEITVEPSKSFTSILFGLSDSNSATNGNVSEGEDTSLKSH, from the exons ATGGATGTGTGTGAGCTGGGGGGGACGTGGGGCCGACACATGGTCCCGACCTTCTCGTGCGATGACGTGGGAGTGGATCGCAAGCCTTTCGAGAGCACCATGCCCCTGCCTGACTCAAGCCACGCCGTCCAGCAGCTGCACGCACTCTTGCCCACCAGACCTGATGTGG CTTTCCTCAGAACAGATCCTGCTTTCTTGATGCGCTTCCTTCGAGCCAGAAAGTTCAGGGTGGGAGACGCCTTCCTGCTGCTGTGCCACTACTTTGAGTACCGCCAACGCCACAGAGATCTCTTCCGGGGCCTCAACGTGGGCGGTGAGTGTGATGGCAAGGGTGAAACAGCCATCCAGACAGCCCTTCTAGATGGCCTGCCAGGGGTGCTGGCTGAGCGGGACCCATGTGGAAGGCCTGtcatagtcctccttgcttccaaCTGGGACCACACAAA GTATGACGTGAGAACAGTGTACCAGGCTGTGCTGCTGACCCTGGAGAGGTTGGTGGAGGATGAGGCAGTGCAGTCCAATGGAGTGGTAGCCATCCTCGACTGGTCCAACTTTCCAGCCAGACTGACCACCAGTTTATCACCAAAACTTCTCAGGCTCATGCTGGATGGACTACAG GATGCTTTCCCACTGCGTCTGGGAGCCCTGCACCTTATCAACCAGCCCTGGTATGTGGAAGCAGCCTTGGGTCTTGCTCGGCCATTCCTCAAGGAAAAACTACGTTCAAGG ATACATGTTCATGGGAATAATTTAGCCAGATTACATGCCCAAGTGCCACCGAGGCTCCTGCCTGCTGAgcttggaggagagggaggagagtacCATGCACTCACCTGGGCCTCCACCATGCTTAATTACACACCTGCTCAGCAAACCACTGAGAAGACTTCACCAGCCTCCCCAGCTACTCCCACACCAGACCCACCAAAAGCTGTGCAGAGTGCAGATGTCAAAACTACAACAGTCAATGTGAAGACTAACTCTTCCCTCCTCGATACGACAGAATGCTCAGCCAACACCGCAGCAGACTCCCAGAGCACCCCTCTGGTGACCAAAAGTGAAATTACTGTAGAGCCAAGTAAAAGTTTTACCTCAATATTGTTTGGGTTGAGTGATTCTAACAGTGCCACCAATGGTAATGttagtgagggagaggatacCTCATTGAAGTCTCATTAG